AATATTATTTCCACATCTTTCAATACACCCAGTAATACTTTGGCAAATACTAATTTTAACGATTCCTCTCATATCCCCGCATCTAATACTTTCTTTGCATCGACATCTTTTAGTACACCGACATACGTGACCCGTGCTAATTTAACATCGATATCAACGGTAAACTCGATTAATAGAGTCCAACCTTACAATAAATTTTCCGAAGATTTAATGACCACATCTTTTGGAAATATATCTCTTGGCAAACAAAAATCATCCTCTCTTGATCGTAAACATCGTGACGATATATTACAGTTAATGATTAATAAGTCGGGAACGAGTGATAAGCAATATAGTACCAATGATCATTCCGTCGAAGATAATGTCAAAACTATAcccgaagaaaataattttatatcaactTCATTCAATAATTCGACTTACGAATTTGTCTTGGACAATgttccttcttcctcgttaATTCCATCTTTGAGTAATATCGACAATAATATTATGTCGACATCTTTCAGTACAATGACCTGTAATACTTCGGTTTCACATCATTCTGATAATAATTCAGGATCAAATATACAATGCGAAAATACACCCTTCTGTTATTCCTCGAGTATTAGGAGCAATGATTCATCGAGTAACGTAGTGTCCCAAATAGATACATCTAATACGGTTATacaatcgaataaattaaCAACCACGCTTCACAAAGCTAAGAACAACGCGTTATTTGCTACGAGTAAATATTCTGAAAATCCTACGACATACGACAGCAATATAAAAGCTTTTCGCGCTGAGGATAATCTTTACATTGATCATCatcaaaaaatttgtaaaaaacaaTCCAGTAATGACATTCCACCACCACCTTCTATAACATCTTCTTTTACGAATTATCTTcaaaatttacaaagaaaaaatttctccctttctcaaaGTACTCTCGGATTAACGAGTATAGACGAATCGAGTCAAAAGATCTCATCTGCTAAGGTAATGAATATAGCACCGTGTATTTTGCAAAGACAAAATTCTGCATCTAACATTTTACAAGATCCATGTCTTCATAGTAATTCTAAAACTTGTAGAATTAATTCTGATCTCGCTTATATACCGTATCACGGAAGTTGCGACAGTATCAATGTCACTATGCAACATACAAATAGCAACAAACTCGGCTCAACGAATGCTTTGAGTTATTCGCATTCTGCGTATAATCTGCAAAGTAGATTACTCGAAGGTAGACATATAAAAGTAGGGTCACAGATTGCTATAAATAGTAATACTGGTAAAGAGATCAAAACGTCGTCTAACATACCTCCATTACCTATTGTAAATACATCCAATTCCTCCAATTCGAAAACCTATTCCATGTGCCCCGCATTCATGGATACGCCAATGTCGACCAATGAAAAACCGAAAGTAAAATTTTCAGATACGGTTACACATATATTAGTACCTGGCACGGTAAGATATTTGCTTTTAATAATATGGACAACGTTGAAACTTTGCTTATTTTGTACGTTTGCAGAATCAATCTCATAGACAGAAACGTTCAACCGTTACACAATTACACGTAACAGATCCGAAACGTGAATTAGCAGAAAGTTTACCATTGTGCCTGGGGAATgaagattatttaaaagattttcaacCCTTGTCTAGTAAGTAAAgcgaaatatttatctatattattttacaatgcGATTTCAAGAgttattaaaacattaattGCTTTATAATTTACAGAAGATGCagataatgaaatttcaaaggAATCTTCGAAATCTGAGGAAGGttctaaaataaaagttgTTCATTTTGGTTTGTTATAGTTACACGTAATGTTCCAATGATAATCCTGCCTTTCATAAAAACCATATTCAAtttgatattgaaaatatttgacaaattatcgtttatatatgcAAATGTATTTACATGCATGCGtgtttgtaaatttttatcaagttttataataaatacctTTTTCCCAGTATATACTTACTGTACTTCACATATCTAATCTCATTACTAATAcacagaaatatttcaatgttgtattataatttactttttttgcgACATATCTTCTAACA
This is a stretch of genomic DNA from Vespula vulgaris chromosome 2, iyVesVulg1.1, whole genome shotgun sequence. It encodes these proteins:
- the LOC127061630 gene encoding uncharacterized protein LOC127061630 isoform X4, giving the protein MESCSQGTRSCKYTPLSPYRGEVTIEWRTYEVSQQDKLQRIAIISIPLPTHTSCVKFSPNQELLLLCCIDGSVMLYDETKATIINIKAAFIPTLASWHNDGMIFSIGNDRGQFQHFDIALHCIRNQMLNDETSPANILDLSSYFRSQPALVRMEWNKRNQLNSHISYYSYGDSLFLLLFERGPIGVIRVVEGDNLSGDILVRRYLMLSQIEQATSLLLRLNWDTHPRICMHSLNQILNYLFKLPLTSEHESFIQNALGSFHVPIRPISQAIEDEYGDEVRDLTRRFFHHLLRYRMFEKAFRLAIDLNDHDLFMDIHFYALVVNDMEMANAAKEKAEQILSRSNSCNSSHSTCSRESCSLCSELTSDKGEESYSDESENSTKEDETTIKYPKRYNYKKNSNNHIPPLPILYPSYYDDKTLLPASLNNDPTSNKTDYNIISTSFNTPSNTLANTNFNDSSHIPASNTFFASTSFSTPTYVTRANLTSISTVNSINRVQPYNKFSEDLMTTSFGNISLGKQKSSSLDRKHRDDILQLMINKSGTSDKQYSTNDHSVEDNVKTIPEENNFISTSFNNSTYEFVLDNVPSSSLIPSLSNIDNNIMSTSFSTMTCNTSVSHHSDNNSGSNIQCENTPFCYSSSIRSNDSSSNVVSQIDTSNTVIQSNKLTTTLHKAKNNALFATSKYSENPTTYDSNIKAFRAEDNLYIDHHQKICKKQSSNDIPPPPSITSSFTNYLQNLQRKNFSLSQSTLGLTSIDESSQKISSAKVMNIAPCILQRQNSASNILQDPCLHSNSKTCRINSDLAYIPYHGSCDSINVTMQHTNSNKLGSTNALSYSHSAYNLQSRLLEGRHIKVGSQIAINSNTGKEIKTSSNIPPLPIVNTSNSSNSKTYSMCPAFMDTPMSTNEKPKVKFSDTVTHILVPGTNQSHRQKRSTVTQLHVTDPKRELAESLPLCLGNEDYLKDFQPLSKDADNEISKESSKSEEGSKIKVVHFGLL
- the LOC127061630 gene encoding uncharacterized protein LOC127061630 isoform X2; this encodes MESCSQGTRSCKYTPLSPYRVCRDGIYLTKLDLICYVRTEFDPLCIKFDIHHENVIHSVEQKVSRKGEVTIEWRTYEVSQQDKLQRIAIISIPLPTHTSCVKFSPNQELLLLCCIDGSVMLYDETKATIINIKAAFIPTLASWHNDGMIFSIGNDRGQFQHFDIALHCIRNQMLNDETSPANILDLSSYFRSQPALVRMEWNKRNQLNSHISYYSYGDSLFLLLFERGPIGVIRVVEGDNLSGDILVRRYLMLSQIEQATSLLLRLNWDTHPRICMHSLNQILNYLFKLPLTSEHESFIQNALGSFHVPIRPISQAIEDEYGDEVRDLTRRFFHHLLRYRMFEKAFRLAIDLNDHDLFMDIHFYALVVNDMEMANAAKEKAEQILSRSNSCNSSHSTCSRESCSLCSELTSDKGEESYSDESENSTKEDETTIKYPKRYNYKKNSNNHIPPLPILYPSYYDDKTLLPASLNNDPTSNKTDYNIISTSFNTPSNTLANTNFNDSSHIPASNTFFASTSFSTPTYVTRANLTSISTVNSINRVQPYNKFSEDLMTTSFGNISLGKQKSSSLDRKHRDDILQLMINKSGTSDKQYSTNDHSVEDNVKTIPEENNFISTSFNNSTYEFVLDNVPSSSLIPSLSNIDNNIMSTSFSTMTCNTSVSHHSDNNSGSNIQCENTPFCYSSSIRSNDSSSNVVSQIDTSNTVIQSNKLTTTLHKAKNNALFATSKYSENPTTYDSNIKAFRAEDNLYIDHHQKICKKQSSNDIPPPPSITSSFTNYLQNLQRKNFSLSQSTLGLTSIDESSQKISSAKVMNIAPCILQRQNSASNILQDPCLHSNSKTCRINSDLAYIPYHGSCDSINVTMQHTNSNKLGSTNALSYSHSAYNLQSRLLEGRHIKVGSQIAINSNTGKEIKTSSNIPPLPIVNTSNSSNSKTYSMCPAFMDTPMSTNEKPKVKFSDTVTHILVPGTNQSHRQKRSTVTQLHVTDPKRELAESLPLCLGNEDYLKDFQPLSKDADNEISKESSKSEEGSKIKVVHFGLL
- the LOC127061630 gene encoding WD repeat-containing and planar cell polarity effector protein fritz isoform X3; this encodes MNEVYPWSPVVKEHDRANIHLYRLTGTKLDLICYVRTEFDPLCIKFDIHHENVIHSVEQKVSRKGEVTIEWRTYEVSQQDKLQRIAIISIPLPTHTSCVKFSPNQELLLLCCIDGSVMLYDETKATIINIKAAFIPTLASWHNDGMIFSIGNDRGQFQHFDIALHCIRNQMLNDETSPANILDLSSYFRSQPALVRMEWNKRNQLNSHISYYSYGDSLFLLLFERGPIGVIRVVEGDNLSGDILVRRYLMLSQIEQATSLLLRLNWDTHPRICMHSLNQILNYLFKLPLTSEHESFIQNALGSFHVPIRPISQAIEDEYGDEVRDLTRRFFHHLLRYRMFEKAFRLAIDLNDHDLFMDIHFYALVVNDMEMANAAKEKAEQILSRSNSCNSSHSTCSRESCSLCSELTSDKGEESYSDESENSTKEDETTIKYPKRYNYKKNSNNHIPPLPILYPSYYDDKTLLPASLNNDPTSNKTDYNIISTSFNTPSNTLANTNFNDSSHIPASNTFFASTSFSTPTYVTRANLTSISTVNSINRVQPYNKFSEDLMTTSFGNISLGKQKSSSLDRKHRDDILQLMINKSGTSDKQYSTNDHSVEDNVKTIPEENNFISTSFNNSTYEFVLDNVPSSSLIPSLSNIDNNIMSTSFSTMTCNTSVSHHSDNNSGSNIQCENTPFCYSSSIRSNDSSSNVVSQIDTSNTVIQSNKLTTTLHKAKNNALFATSKYSENPTTYDSNIKAFRAEDNLYIDHHQKICKKQSSNDIPPPPSITSSFTNYLQNLQRKNFSLSQSTLGLTSIDESSQKISSAKVMNIAPCILQRQNSASNILQDPCLHSNSKTCRINSDLAYIPYHGSCDSINVTMQHTNSNKLGSTNALSYSHSAYNLQSRLLEGRHIKVGSQIAINSNTGKEIKTSSNIPPLPIVNTSNSSNSKTYSMCPAFMDTPMSTNEKPKVKFSDTVTHILVPGTNQSHRQKRSTVTQLHVTDPKRELAESLPLCLGNEDYLKDFQPLSKDADNEISKESSKSEEGSKIKVVHFGLL